Proteins encoded in a region of the Romeriopsis navalis LEGE 11480 genome:
- a CDS encoding NAD(P)/FAD-dependent oxidoreductase, with product MSIYPSTVVIGAGPAGLTAAYELAKHGHPSITLEAGNQVGGIARTEVYKGYRFDIGGHRFFTKVKVVQQLWQEVLGDDFIKVPRLSRIYYDGRFFSYPLEPKNALKQLGMAESIKIMLSYTKIKFFPYKHEETLEEWVTNRFGRRLFRTFFKTYTEKVWGIECDKIGADWAAQRIKGLSLRTAVLNALFKVNNTKTLIKEFDYPRLGPGMMWERFQDKLNAQDCPVQMNSPVVKIRRDGKRVTHVLTRHAGAVQEMPVEQVISSMPVTALLKSMDPPPPESVMAAVNALSYRAFIIVPIIIDQAELFPDNWIYVHSADVTVGRIQNFKNWSPEMVPDPSKTCLGMEYFCDEDDALWNLTDTELLDLAAKEIGILGLAPTELVEDGCVIRQPKAYPVYDRDYQIHLKVIQDFLETFENLQTTGRNGMHRYNNQDHSMLTGVLAARNLLGDQHQDLWSVNVERSYHEQFTKEEWQRPQSRQPQLAAKAS from the coding sequence ATGAGCATCTATCCCTCAACCGTCGTGATTGGCGCTGGCCCAGCCGGACTGACTGCGGCCTATGAATTGGCGAAGCACGGTCATCCTTCCATTACCCTCGAAGCGGGTAATCAAGTCGGTGGGATCGCTCGCACTGAAGTCTATAAAGGCTATCGCTTTGACATTGGGGGGCACCGATTTTTCACCAAGGTCAAAGTCGTGCAGCAACTTTGGCAGGAAGTCTTGGGGGATGATTTTATCAAGGTGCCTCGCCTCTCACGGATCTACTACGATGGCCGATTTTTTAGCTATCCCCTGGAGCCGAAGAACGCGCTGAAGCAGCTTGGCATGGCGGAGAGCATCAAGATTATGCTCAGCTATACCAAGATTAAATTCTTTCCCTATAAGCATGAAGAAACCCTCGAAGAATGGGTGACGAATCGGTTTGGGCGGCGTCTGTTTCGGACGTTCTTCAAAACCTATACGGAGAAGGTTTGGGGGATTGAGTGCGACAAGATTGGGGCGGATTGGGCCGCTCAGCGGATTAAGGGATTGTCCCTGCGCACTGCGGTTTTGAATGCGTTGTTTAAGGTGAATAACACCAAGACGCTGATTAAAGAATTCGACTATCCCCGTTTAGGTCCCGGCATGATGTGGGAGCGGTTTCAGGACAAGCTGAACGCGCAGGATTGTCCGGTCCAGATGAATTCGCCCGTGGTGAAAATTCGACGTGACGGCAAGCGGGTGACCCATGTGCTGACGCGACATGCCGGTGCAGTGCAGGAAATGCCGGTGGAACAGGTGATTTCAAGTATGCCGGTGACGGCGTTGTTGAAGTCGATGGATCCCCCGCCCCCGGAATCGGTGATGGCGGCCGTGAATGCGCTGAGCTATCGGGCTTTTATCATTGTGCCGATCATCATCGACCAAGCCGAACTGTTCCCCGATAACTGGATTTATGTCCATAGTGCCGATGTGACGGTGGGGCGGATTCAGAATTTCAAGAACTGGAGTCCCGAGATGGTTCCGGATCCGAGCAAGACTTGTCTGGGGATGGAGTATTTCTGTGATGAAGATGATGCGCTTTGGAATTTAACCGATACGGAGCTGTTGGATCTCGCTGCGAAGGAGATCGGGATCTTGGGCCTTGCGCCGACAGAGTTAGTCGAAGATGGCTGTGTGATTCGCCAACCGAAAGCCTATCCGGTTTACGATCGTGATTATCAGATCCATCTCAAGGTGATTCAGGATTTCCTCGAAACCTTTGAAAATCTGCAAACCACCGGGCGTAATGGTATGCACCGCTATAACAACCAGGATCATTCAATGTTGACCGGTGTGCTCGCGGCCCGCAATCTGCTTGGTGATCAGCATCAAGATCTCTGGTCAGTCAATGTGGAGCGTTCGTACCATGAGCAGTTCACTAAAGAAGAATGGCAACGTCCGCAATCACGTCAGCCGCAACTGGCGGCGAAAGCTAGCTAG
- a CDS encoding glycosyltransferase family 2 protein: MRRTSSRSHSNSLHRSLSVIIPVFNGGRAFQVCLKSLAQYAPAAVEVVVVVDGHDPASVAAATDFGATVIQLPRNYGPAHARNVGAAAARGELLFFVDADVAIHPETIGAIAAVFDQPEDDGLVALIGSYDDAPGSINFLSQYRNLLHHYTHQQGRIEASTFWGACGVIRRDVFLAVGGFNVAYRYPCIEDIELGYRLRRYGHRIALCKHIQVKHLKRWTVRSLLKADFFYRAIPWTELLWRDRTFVNDLNLDASSRLSVVSVYGLMLSLGLVLVWQPMSLVAVFCAATLLVLNSAVYQFFHQKRGLRFAAQTVAWHWLYYAYSGLAFVLGTASYWLNRHRIPPVDPPLAATPPLARSRLVATAAKR, translated from the coding sequence ATGCGTCGAACAAGTTCGCGATCTCATTCGAATTCATTGCATCGATCGTTATCGGTGATTATTCCAGTTTTTAACGGTGGCCGTGCCTTTCAAGTCTGCTTGAAGTCCTTAGCTCAGTATGCGCCGGCGGCGGTGGAAGTGGTGGTGGTGGTCGATGGCCATGATCCCGCTTCGGTAGCTGCCGCCACGGATTTTGGGGCGACGGTGATTCAATTGCCGCGAAATTATGGTCCGGCCCATGCCCGCAACGTTGGGGCGGCTGCGGCGCGGGGAGAGTTATTATTTTTTGTCGATGCGGATGTGGCGATTCACCCGGAAACAATCGGCGCGATCGCTGCGGTCTTTGATCAGCCGGAGGATGACGGTCTAGTGGCGTTGATTGGTTCCTACGATGATGCGCCGGGTTCCATCAACTTTTTGTCCCAGTATCGCAACCTGTTGCATCACTACACGCATCAGCAGGGCCGGATTGAGGCTTCAACCTTCTGGGGCGCTTGTGGTGTGATCCGGCGCGATGTGTTCTTGGCCGTGGGTGGGTTTAATGTGGCCTATCGTTATCCCTGCATTGAGGATATTGAACTGGGTTATCGGCTGCGTCGGTATGGTCATCGGATCGCCCTCTGCAAGCATATTCAAGTCAAGCATTTGAAGCGCTGGACGGTTCGCTCCCTGTTGAAAGCCGATTTCTTTTATCGCGCGATTCCTTGGACCGAGCTGCTGTGGCGCGATCGGACCTTTGTGAATGACTTGAATTTAGATGCGAGTAGTCGCTTGAGTGTGGTGTCAGTTTATGGTCTGATGCTGAGCTTAGGACTGGTGCTAGTTTGGCAGCCCATGAGCTTGGTGGCGGTGTTCTGTGCCGCGACTTTGTTGGTGCTCAATAGTGCGGTGTATCAGTTTTTTCATCAGAAGCGAGGGCTGCGATTTGCAGCTCAAACGGTCGCCTGGCATTGGTTGTACTATGCCTACAGTGGGCTGGCTTTTGTCTTGGGGACGGCATCCTATTGGCTGAATCGTCACCGGATTCCGCCGGTCGATCCGCCGCTGGCCGCCACCCCACCCCTGGCGCGCTCCCGTTTAGTGGCAACGGCGGCTAAACGTTAA